GTCGGGGTGAGGGGTGCCGCGAAGCTCTCGGGCTACAGCCGCGAGCGGATCGCCCTCGCCCGCCGGCCGGCCGACGGATGGGTCGCGTTGTCCTTGCCTTCGCCGATGCTCTCGAACAGGCGCGCCGCCTGCTCCGCATCGACACCGGCTTCGCGCATCAGCTGCACCGCGAACGCATCGGCGTCGAGCTCGGCCTGGTGCGACATCGCGGCGAGGCCGGATTGCACCTTGGCGCGCGCGCTGCGCTCGTCGCGCGCCGATTGCACGGCCTGGGCGACGAACTTGCTCGTGGCCGCATGGTGCTGCAGGTGGACGTGGCCCAGCTCGTGGGCCAGGATGAAGAAGCGCTGGGAAGGCGCAAGGCGCGACAGCCGAGTGCTGATGACAATGGCATTGCCCTGGTGCACGAAGCCGTCGTCGGCGCAGTCGAGCACCTGGAAGGTCACGCCTTCGGGCACCGGCGCGACGCGCACGAAGCGCGCGATGTCGGCCTCGATGACCTGTCGCTCGGGGTGGGAAGCCGGCACGGCCGAGCAGCTCGCCGGACTGGCCTCGAGCTGCTTGACGATCTTGTCGACGAGCGGATGGGCCTGGGCGACGGCCGCGAAGGCCAGCGCGGCCAGGGAGGCGAGAGTCGGGAGGGCGCGCACGCGTTCGAAGTGGTGTCCTGAGAGGACATCACTGTCGATCGCGGCAGGATTTTCAAAGGCCGGAGGAGCGGGAGATTGGGCCGGCTATTCGTCGGATTCGGCCAGCGTCGCCGTCTGTTTGCGGGTTTTCCCCGCACGCCACAGCGTCACCGTGACCTTGTCGCCCGGGTTGTAGCGCTCCAGCGCGGTCAGCATGTCGTCGAAGTCGGTCACCGCATCGTCGTTCACGGCCGTGATCACGTCGCCGGCCACGATGCCGCCCTCGGTGCCCCGTGCGAAGGGCTGCACGCCGGCGGCCTGCGCCGGTCCGTTGGGCGCGACCCGCACCACCGGCACGCCCTTGGGCAGGTTCAGCGCGCGGCTCATGCCTTCGGGACCGGCGGTGACGCCCAGTGCCGGACGCACCATGCGGCCGTCGCGGATCAGG
The Piscinibacter sp. XHJ-5 DNA segment above includes these coding regions:
- a CDS encoding M48 family metalloprotease, whose amino-acid sequence is MRALPTLASLAALAFAAVAQAHPLVDKIVKQLEASPASCSAVPASHPERQVIEADIARFVRVAPVPEGVTFQVLDCADDGFVHQGNAIVISTRLSRLAPSQRFFILAHELGHVHLQHHAATSKFVAQAVQSARDERSARAKVQSGLAAMSHQAELDADAFAVQLMREAGVDAEQAARLFESIGEGKDNATHPSAGRRARAIRSRL